The following proteins are co-located in the Planctomycetota bacterium genome:
- a CDS encoding iron ABC transporter permease, which yields MTQSLAMRRRLAKLWPGVWPATCFAVSAIVAIPLLTVLASVFQSSDGEWSHLAETRLGDYVRNTLWLAVLVVSITLVVGTATAWLIETCDFPGRKTFRWMLLLPLAVPAYLSAYAYTDLLQFSGPVQTSLREAFGWGRRDYWFPEVRSVGGAAVILALSLFPYVYVAARTAFAEHAASAMEVGRTLGRGPWRCFLTVALPLARPALAAGGALVLMETLADFGAADYCAVDTFATGIYRTWRGLESPVAAAQLSAVLLGAVSLLVLVDLLARRRRRFHGVSRASRPMRKVRLGWRGATAAIVVCGLPVVLGFVLPALIFGHMAWTAGDARAREVVLDFGFNTLWLAAASGVIAGGLALLVAFGRRVSKSRTVRSAGRFAGLGYALPGTVVAIGVLVPLGWLDHAVNDATRSLFDWRPGLIFTGSVLAVMLAYQTRFLGVALGMVESGMTRIRRNVDDAARSLGTSGGRLLVRIHLPLLRGSLLAAMLLVFVDVAKELPATLMLRPFDFETLAVRVYQLASDERLEEASLGALAIIGVGLLPVIVLSGLLESRRRSQTHA from the coding sequence GTGACACAATCGCTGGCGATGCGGCGTCGCCTGGCAAAGCTCTGGCCTGGAGTCTGGCCGGCGACGTGTTTCGCCGTCTCGGCGATTGTTGCTATCCCGCTGCTGACCGTTCTGGCTTCGGTCTTCCAGAGCAGCGACGGCGAGTGGAGCCACCTGGCCGAGACACGACTCGGCGATTACGTCCGCAACACGCTCTGGCTGGCGGTTCTGGTCGTCTCAATCACGCTCGTCGTCGGGACGGCGACGGCGTGGCTGATCGAGACGTGTGACTTTCCCGGCCGGAAGACGTTCCGCTGGATGCTGCTGTTGCCGCTGGCGGTGCCGGCTTATCTGTCGGCCTACGCGTACACGGACCTGCTGCAGTTCAGCGGGCCGGTCCAGACGAGTCTGCGTGAGGCCTTTGGCTGGGGCCGGCGCGACTACTGGTTCCCGGAAGTCCGCAGCGTCGGCGGGGCGGCAGTCATCCTCGCGCTGTCGCTTTTTCCATACGTCTACGTCGCGGCACGCACCGCCTTTGCCGAACACGCGGCTTCGGCGATGGAGGTCGGGCGGACGCTCGGCCGTGGTCCGTGGCGTTGCTTCCTGACGGTTGCTCTGCCACTAGCCAGGCCGGCACTGGCGGCGGGTGGGGCGTTGGTGTTGATGGAGACGCTGGCCGACTTCGGCGCGGCCGACTACTGCGCGGTCGACACCTTTGCGACCGGCATCTATCGAACGTGGCGTGGCCTCGAATCGCCCGTCGCCGCGGCCCAGCTGTCGGCGGTGCTGCTCGGGGCCGTGTCGCTGCTGGTGCTGGTCGACTTGCTCGCCAGGCGACGCCGACGATTTCACGGGGTGTCGCGGGCGTCTCGCCCGATGCGCAAGGTGCGACTCGGCTGGCGCGGCGCGACCGCAGCGATCGTCGTCTGCGGCCTGCCGGTCGTGCTCGGCTTCGTCTTGCCGGCACTCATCTTCGGCCACATGGCGTGGACGGCGGGCGACGCGCGGGCGCGCGAGGTCGTCCTCGACTTCGGTTTCAACACGCTCTGGCTCGCGGCTGCGTCGGGCGTCATCGCCGGCGGGCTCGCACTGCTGGTCGCGTTCGGCCGGCGTGTCTCCAAGAGCCGGACCGTGCGATCGGCGGGGCGGTTCGCTGGACTCGGCTACGCGTTGCCGGGCACCGTCGTCGCGATCGGCGTACTCGTGCCGCTGGGCTGGCTCGACCATGCCGTCAACGACGCGACCCGATCGCTTTTCGACTGGCGGCCTGGCCTGATCTTCACCGGCAGCGTGCTCGCGGTGATGCTGGCGTACCAGACGCGGTTCCTGGGCGTCGCGCTGGGCATGGTCGAGAGCGGCATGACCCGCATCCGCCGCAACGTCGACGACGCCGCCCGATCGCTCGGCACGTCGGGCGGGCGATTGCTCGTCCGCATCCACCTGCCGCTGCTCCGCGGCAGCCTGCTGGCGGCGATGCTGCTCGTCTTCGTGGATGTCGCCAAGGAACTGCCCGCAACGCTCATGCTGAGGCCTTTCGACTTCGAAACGTTGGCAGTCCGCGTCTACCAACTCGCCAGCGACGAACGTCTCGAAGAGGCGTCGCTCGGAGCGCTCGCGATCATCGGTGTCGGGCTGCTGCCCGTGATCGTGCTCTCAGGCCTCTTAGAGTCGCGGCGGAGATCTCAGACGCACGCATGA